AGTAAAGGTTCACCTCGCGCACGGCGTCCCTGTTGTCCAGTTTGTAAAACAGCAGGTTTGCGGCCTCGGGCACATTGGGGATCAGCGAGTCGCCGATAAACGAGATGCCCATGCCGTAGCAGGACAGGTTATAGGCCGTGATCTGCTGCTCCAGCTCCAGCTTGATCCGGGGGGTAAAATGGCTGCCGCGGCAGATATTCATGGCGCGCTCCCGCGTGTCGTTCCCCTCCCGCAGCAGAAGAAACGGTTCCTCTTTAAAATACTGCAGCGGCACAGGGGTGATGCGCGTGTTCAGGTGCAGCCCGGCCTTGATGTCGGCAGCCGTGAGCGCATAGTTTTTCGCGGCGGCGTTGGATGCAAAACCGGCGGGCACCGCCATCAGCAGATGCTCCTGCTGCAGCGTTTTCCGGCCATAAAGCCCCTGGTCCAGCACGTTGTTGTCGATCAGCAGGTCCAGCGTTCCCGCCCCCAGCCTTTCGGTCAGCTCCGCCGTGGTGGCCTCGATCAGCTGCACATGCACCAGGGGGTACTGCGCGGTAAACCGGCTGAGCAGGGGCGGCAGAACGTAAGAAACAAAAAAGTTGGTGCCGCCGATCACCAGGGAGCCGCTCTTCATCTCGGCCAGATCGCTCACGTAGTTCTCAAACCCATTTTCCACATCCATAATGATCTCCACC
This window of the Oscillospiraceae bacterium genome carries:
- a CDS encoding LysR family transcriptional regulator is translated as MFQSMRYVYEVYREMSFSRAARNLFISQPSLSAAVKKAEEQIGFPIFDRSTNPIQLTELGKEYIRAVEIIMDVENGFENYVSDLAEMKSGSLVIGGTNFFVSYVLPPLLSRFTAQYPLVHVQLIEATTAELTERLGAGTLDLLIDNNVLDQGLYGRKTLQQEHLLMAVPAGFASNAAAKNYALTAADIKAGLHLNTRITPVPLQYFKEEPFLLLREGNDTRERAMNICRGSHFTPRIKLELEQQITAYNLSCYGMGISFIGDSLIPNVPEAANLLFYKLDNRDAVREVNLYYKRNRYISKAIHAFLDMIG